Proteins from a single region of Macaca fascicularis isolate 582-1 chromosome 5, T2T-MFA8v1.1:
- the ADAM29 gene encoding disintegrin and metalloproteinase domain-containing protein 29 gives MKVLLLLHWLGVFLSCSGHIQVEHPQYHSPPDVVIPVRVTGTARGMKPPGWLSYILPFGGQKHIIHMKVKKFLFSKHLPVFTYTDQGAILEDQPFVQNNCYYHGYVEGDPESLVSLSTCFGGFQGILQINDIAYEIKPLAFSTTFEHLVYKMDSKEKQFSTMRSGFMQNEITCRMEFEEIDNSTLKQSSYVGWWIHFRIIEMVVVIDNYLYIRYKRNDSQLLEDLYVIFNIVDSIFDVIGVKVLLFGLEIWTNKNFIVIDDVRKSLHLYCKWKLDNMTPRLRHDTSHIFTSRGLRGLSGIGAVSGMCTLDRSCAIVTFMNKTLGTFSIAVAHHLGHNLGMNHDYGTCRCSQYLCIMHEINPPITKFSNCSYGDFWAHTVERTKCLLENLYTKDIFNRKRCGNGIVEEGEECDCGPLKHCAKDPCCLSNCTLTDGSTCAFGLCCKDCKFLPSGEVCRKEANECDLPEWCSGTSHKCPDDVYVEDGIPCKERSYCYEKSCHDRNEQCRRIFGAGANTASQTCYKQLNTLGERVGHCGIKNASYIKCNISDVQCGRIQCENVTEIPSLSDHTTVHWARFNDIMCWSTDYHLGMKGPDIGEVKDGTECGIDHICIHRHCVHITILNSNCSPAFCNKRGICNNKHHCHCNYLWDPPNCLIQGYGGSIDSGPPPKRKKKKKFCYLCLLLLIVLFILLYCLYRLCKKHKPIKKQQDVQTRSAKEEEKILHPPHELPSHSQPRVTPSQSQPPVTPSQSQLRVMPSQSQPPVTPSQSQPRVMPSQSQPPVTPSQSQPRVMPSQSQPPVMPSQRQPQLTPSQSQRPVTPSQSQPWVTPSQSQPHVTLSRSQSGKPKQSVPFPKSVSGKGTLKK, from the coding sequence ATGAAGGTGTTACTCCTGCTGCATTGGCTTGGGGTGTTTCTGTCCTGTTCTGGACACATCCAGGTGGAGCACCCCCAATATCACAGCCCTCCGGATGTGGTGATTCCTGTGAGGGTAACTGGCACTGCCAGAGGCATGAAACCTCCAGGCTGGCTCTCCTATATCCTTCCCTTTGGAGGTCAGAAACACATTATCCACATGAAGGTCAAGAAGTTTTTGTTCTCCAAACACCTCCCTGTGTTCACTTACACAGACCAGGGTGCTATCCTTGAGGACCAACCTTTTGTCCAGAATAACTGCTACTATCATGGTTATGTGGAAGGGGACCCAGAATCCCTGGTGTCCCTCAGTACCTGTTTTGGGGGCTTTCAAGGAATATTACAGATAAATGACATTGCTTATGAAATCAAGCCCCTAGCATTTTCTACCACATTTGAACATCTGGTATATAAGATGGACAGCAAGGAGAAACAATTTTCAACCATGAGATCCGGAtttatgcaaaatgaaataacatgCCGAATGGAATTTGAAGAAATTGATAATTCCACTCTGAAGCAAAGTTCTTATGTGGGCTGGTGGATTCATTTTAGAATTATTGAAATGGTAGTTGTCATTGATAATTATCTATACATTCGTTATAAAAGGAATGACTCACAGTTGCTGGAGGAtctatatgttatttttaatatagtggATTCCATTTTTGATGTAATTGGTGTTAAGGTGTTATTATTTGGTTTGGAGATCTGGACTAATAAAAACTTCATTGTAATAGATGATGTAAGGAAGTCTTTGCACCTATATTGCAAGTGGAAGTTGGACAACATGACTCCCCGGTTACGACATGACACCTCACATATTTTCACAAGTCGAGGATTAAGAGGGTTAAGTGGCATAGGAGCTGTTAGCGGAATGTGTACACTAGACCGCAGTTGTGCAATTGTTACTTTCATGAACAAAACTTTGGGCACGTTTTCAATTGCAGTGGCTCATCATCTAGGTCATAATTTGGGCATGAACCATGATTATGGTACATGTCGTTGTTCACAATATCTATGCATAATGCATGAAATTAACCCACCAATAACTAAATTTAGTAACTGTAGTTATGGTGATTTTTGGGCACACACTGTAGAGAGGACAAAGTGTTTGCTTGAAAATCTCTACACAAAGGACATCTTTAATAGGAAGCGCTGTGGGAATGGTATTGTTGAAGAAGGAGAGGAGTGTGACTGTGGGCCTTTAAAGCATTGTGCAAAAGATCCCTGCTGTCTGTCAAACTGCACTCTGACCGATGGTTCTACTTGTGCTTTTGGGCTTTGTTGCAAAGACTGCAAGTTCCTACCATCAGGGGAAGTGTGTAGAAAGGAGGCCAATGAATGTGATCTTCCAGAGTGGTGCAGTGGTACTTCCCATAAGTGCCCAGATGACGTTTATGTGGAAGATGGAATTCCCTGTAAGGAGAGGTCCTACTGCTATGAAAAGAGTTGTCATGACCGCAATGAACAGTGTAGGAGGATTTTTGGTGCAGGGGCAAATACCGCGAGTCAGACTTGCTACAAACAATTGAACACCTTAGGTGAACGTGTTGGTCACTGTGGTATCAAAAATGCTTCATATATCAAGTGTAATATCTCAGATGTCCAGTGTGGAAGAATTCAGTGTGAGAATGTGACAGAGATTCCCAGTTTGAGTGATCATACTACTGTTCATTGGGCTCGCTTCAATGACATAATGTGCTGGAGTACTGATTACCATTTGGGGATGAAGGGACCTGATATTGGTGAAGTGAAAGATGGAACAGAGTGTGGGATAGATCATATATGCATCCACAGGCACTGTGTCCATATAACCATCTTGAATAGTAATTGCTCACCTGCATTTTGTAACAAGAGGGGCATCTGCAACAATAAACATCACTGCCATTGCAATTATTTGTGGGACCCTCCCAACTGCCTGATACAAGGCTATGGAGGTAGTATTGACAGTGGCCCACCccctaagagaaagaagaaaaagaagttttgttATCTGTGTTTATTGTtgcttattgttttgtttatcttATTATATTGTCTTTATCGACTTTGTAAAAAACATAAGCCAATAAAAAAGCAGCAAGATGTTCAAACTCGATCtgcaaaagaagaggaaaaaattctGCATCCACCTCATGAGTTACCTTCCCATAGTCAACCTCGGGTGACGCCTTCCCAGAGTCAACCTCCTGTGACACCCTCCCAGAGTCAACTTCGGGTGATGCCTTCCCAGAGTCAACCTCCTGTGACACCCTCCCAGAGTCAACCTCGGGTGATGCCTTCCCAGAGTCAACCTCCTGTGACACCCTCCCAGAGTCAACCTCGGGTGATGCCTTCTCAGAGTCAACCTCCTGTGATGCCCTCCCAGAGGCAACCTCAGTTGACACCTTCCCAGAGTCAGCGTCCTGTGACACCCTCCCAGAGCCAACCTTGGGTGACACCCTCCCAGAGTCAACCTCATGTGACACTTTCCCGGAGTCAAAGTGGGAAACCAAAGCAATCAGTACCATTTCCAAAATCTGTATCTGGAAAaggtacattaaaaaaataa